In Dunckerocampus dactyliophorus isolate RoL2022-P2 chromosome 14, RoL_Ddac_1.1, whole genome shotgun sequence, one DNA window encodes the following:
- the LOC129194051 gene encoding glutathione S-transferase A2-like, whose amino-acid sequence MAEVKLHYINVRGKMESIRWLLTVAQVEFDEFFLTTREEYLKLLNDGDLMFQQVPMVEIDGMKLIQTKAILNYIAEKYSLHGKDIKDRVMINMYSEGLMDLNEMIITLPFSTDEKSKLDIIETKAKERYLPVFEKQLCDHIYLVGGKVSLADVLLLECTLMLEEKFPGILGDFRNIKSFQGRMTQIPAISRFLQPGSKRKPQQDKTLTKTVNEVFNYNIKIP is encoded by the exons ATGGCTGAAGTGAAGCTGCACTATATCAATGTCAGAGGCAAGATGGAATCAATCCGCTGGCTTCTGACCGTGGCGCAGGTTGAG TTTGATGAGTTTTTTCTAACAACCCGGGAGGAGTACCTCAAGCTGCTTAATG ACGGAGACCTCATGTTCCAGCAGGTCCCCATGGTGGAAATAGACGGCATGAAGCTCATTCAGACCAAAGCCATCTTGAATTACATTGCGGAGAAGTACAGTCTTCACGGCAAAGACATCAAAGACCGTGTCAT GATCAACATGTACTCAGAGGGACTGATGGATCTGAATGAGATGATCATTACGCTGCCTTTCAGTACTGATGAGAAGAGCAAACTGGACATTATTGAGACCAAAGCCAAAGAGCGCTACCTGCCTGTCTTTGAAAAG CAACTGTGTGATCACATTTACCTGGTGGGAGGTAAAGTCAGCCTTGCGGATGTGCTGCTGCTCGAGTGCACCCTCATGTTGGAGGAGAAATTTCCTGGAATCCTCGGTGACTTCCGCAACATCAAG TCCTTCCAGGGTCGCATGACACAAATTCCTGCCATCAGCAGATTCCTGCAGCCGGGAAGCAAGAGAAAGCCCCAGCAAGACAAAACGCTCACAAAAACTGTCAATGAAGTCTTCAACTACAACATAAAAATCCCATGA
- the LOC129194049 gene encoding serine/threonine-protein kinase ICK-like isoform X2, with protein sequence MKENLYQLMKDRARLFPESAVRNIMFQILQGLAFIHKHGFFHRDMKPENLLCMGPELVKIADFGLAREIRSRPPYTDYVSTRWYRAPEVLLRSTSYSSPIDQWAVGCIMAELYTLRPLFPGSSEVDTIFKICQVLGTPRKNDWPEGFQLASAMYFRWPQCVPSNLKTLIPNASPEAIHLMTDMLQWDPKKRPTSAQSLRYSYFHVGQALGTPQQILEQGRPQPHPLPLQTPQQQPLHLRPVPPAHAHPHNQHCTPPRPLQQIQQPSPVPAPPPPAAAYQRHVELVREHQPKHVLKQEPGEGMPQSHLPYIVDNSKTRQESENTNLLGYQMKAKGGRRRWGHGTGHLKEDEWDDYEDTELTPLSALGKNKISREKSRQGEEPLRRHSDILDFSRPNGKEEAPLNLNKTSGFQEASRTASAKQHYLRQSRYLPGISMKKNVAVNASKDLSGSHLWGNSSIPFGGTLPSRGLHGTNTIPGGCMPTFYKKDASSVNHKGHQGPSLESTASNYATWRSGKSQRNTSINTANKSPPCLLPRAPVQTIHGRIDWSAKYGQHR encoded by the exons ATGAAAGAAAATCTGTatcagctcatgaaagacag GGCTCGGTTGTTCCCAGAATCGGCTGTGAGAAACATCATGTTCCAAATCCTCCAGGGGCTTGCATTCATTCATAAACATG GGTTCTTTCACAGAGACATGAAGCCGGAGAATCTTCTGTGCATGGGCCCAGAGTTGGTGAAAATAGCTGATTTTGGCCTAGCACGAGAGATTAGATCTCGACCACCGTACACCGACTATGTGTCCACCAGATG GTACCGAGCACCAGAGGTCCTCCTCAGATCCACATCCTACAGTTCCCCCATAGACCAGTGGGCGGTGGGCTGCATCATGGCAGAGCTGTACACCCTCAGACCTTTATTCCCCGGGTCCAGTGAAGTGGACACAATATTCAAGATTTGCCAAGTTTTGGGTACACCAAGGAAG AATGATTGGCCAGAGGGATTCCAGCTGGCCAGTGCCATGTATTTTCGTTGGCCTCAGTGTGTTCCAAGCAATCTGAAGACACTGATTCCTAACGCCAGCCCTGAGGCCATTCATCTGATGACTGACATGCTCCAATGGGACCCCAAGAAGAGACCAACATCTGCACAG TCTCTCAGGTACTCCTACTTCCATGTAGGCCAGGCTTTGGGTACACCTCAGCAGATCCTGGAGCAGGGCAGACCACAGCCACATCCGTTACCCTTACAGACACCACAGCAGCAGCCCTTACATCTAAGGCCTGTGCCCCCCGCCCATGCCCATCCCCACAACCAGCACTGTACCCCCCCCAGACCTTTGCAGCAGATCCAGCAGCCCTCTCCTGTCCCGGCCCCACCGCCACCTGCGGCTGCGTACCAACGTCATGTAGAGCTGGTGCGAGAACACCAACCGAAACACGTTCTCAAGCAGGAGCCCGGCGAAGGAATGCCACAGTCTCATCTTCCCTACATTGTTGACAACAGCAAG acaagacaggaaaGTGAGAACACAAACCTCCTGGGCTATCAAATGAAAGCGAAGGGAGGGCGTCGCCGTTGGGGTCACGGCACAGGACACCTTAAAGAGGACGAGTGGGACGACTACGAAGACACCGAACTGACGCCTTTGAGTGCTctgggaaaaaacaaaatctcCAGAGAGAAGTCAAGGCAGGGAGAGGAGCCGCTCAGAAG ACATAGCGACATTCTGGACTTTAGTCGACCTAATGGAAAAGAAGAAGCACCTTTAAACCTCAACAAGACGTCAGGCTTCCAGGAAGCATCCAGGACGGCGTCCGCCAAACAGCACTACCTGAGGCAGTCACGTTATTTACCAG GCATCAGCATGAAGAAAAATGTGGCCGTAAATGCTAGTAAAGACTTGAGCGGGAGCCATCTGTGGGGCAACAGCAGTATTCCTTTTGGTGGGACTTTGCCAAGCAGAGGTCTTCACG gtACAAATACAATCCCAGGAGGATGTATGCCAACATTTTATAAAAAAGATGCCAGCTCTGTTAATCACAAAGGTCATCAGGGTCCCTCTTTGGAATCCACAGCGTCAA ATTATGCAACATGGCGATCGGGTAAGAGTCAGAGGAACACCTCCATCAACACAGCCAACAAAAGCCCCCCTTGTCTGTTACCACGTGCACCAGTACAGACCATCCACGGGCGAATAGACTGGTCTGCCAAATATGGACAACACCGCTAG
- the tmem14a gene encoding transmembrane protein 14A, translating into MAFDWIGLGYAAAIFLGGYMGYRRKGSVMSLMAGILFGGLSAYGAYNISNNPADIKVSLCASGVLSVVMGTRYKKSGKLMPAGIMTVLSLLMVFRLLFLMVA; encoded by the exons ATGGCGTTTGACTGGATTGGGTTAGGCTATGCTGCAGCCATCTTTCTGGGCGGATACATGGGATACAGGAGAAAAG GCAGTGTCATGTCTCTGATGGCTGGCATACTCTTTGGTGGACTGTCTGCTTACGGCGCCTACAACATCTCCAACAACCCTGCTGACATCAAGGTGTCGCTTT GTGCTTCCGGGGTACTTTCTGTCGTCATGGGGACGAGGTACAAGAAATCAGGCAAACTGATGCCAGCTGGAATTATGACAGTTCTCAG TTTGTTGATGGTGTTCCGACTGTTGTTCCTGATGGTGGCGTGA
- the LOC129194049 gene encoding serine/threonine-protein kinase ICK-like isoform X1, with product MNRYSTLRQLGDGTYGSVILGRNLESGELVAIKKMKRKFYSWEECMNLREVKSLKKLNHANVIKLKEVIRENDHLYFIFEYMKENLYQLMKDRARLFPESAVRNIMFQILQGLAFIHKHGFFHRDMKPENLLCMGPELVKIADFGLAREIRSRPPYTDYVSTRWYRAPEVLLRSTSYSSPIDQWAVGCIMAELYTLRPLFPGSSEVDTIFKICQVLGTPRKNDWPEGFQLASAMYFRWPQCVPSNLKTLIPNASPEAIHLMTDMLQWDPKKRPTSAQSLRYSYFHVGQALGTPQQILEQGRPQPHPLPLQTPQQQPLHLRPVPPAHAHPHNQHCTPPRPLQQIQQPSPVPAPPPPAAAYQRHVELVREHQPKHVLKQEPGEGMPQSHLPYIVDNSKTRQESENTNLLGYQMKAKGGRRRWGHGTGHLKEDEWDDYEDTELTPLSALGKNKISREKSRQGEEPLRRHSDILDFSRPNGKEEAPLNLNKTSGFQEASRTASAKQHYLRQSRYLPGISMKKNVAVNASKDLSGSHLWGNSSIPFGGTLPSRGLHGTNTIPGGCMPTFYKKDASSVNHKGHQGPSLESTASNYATWRSGKSQRNTSINTANKSPPCLLPRAPVQTIHGRIDWSAKYGQHR from the exons ATGAACAGATACAGCACTCTCAGACAGCTCGGGGATGGCACGTACGGATCGGTCATCCTCGGACGCAACCTGGAGTCAGGGGAGCTTGTGGCCATAAAgaa aATGAAAAGGAAGTTTTACTCCTGGGAAGAATGCATGAACCTCCGTGAAGTCAAG TCCTTAAAGAAGCTCAACCACGCTAATGTCATCAAGCTGAAGGAGGTCATCAGAGAAAATGACCACTTATATTTTATCTTTGAGTACATGAAAGAAAATCTGTatcagctcatgaaagacag GGCTCGGTTGTTCCCAGAATCGGCTGTGAGAAACATCATGTTCCAAATCCTCCAGGGGCTTGCATTCATTCATAAACATG GGTTCTTTCACAGAGACATGAAGCCGGAGAATCTTCTGTGCATGGGCCCAGAGTTGGTGAAAATAGCTGATTTTGGCCTAGCACGAGAGATTAGATCTCGACCACCGTACACCGACTATGTGTCCACCAGATG GTACCGAGCACCAGAGGTCCTCCTCAGATCCACATCCTACAGTTCCCCCATAGACCAGTGGGCGGTGGGCTGCATCATGGCAGAGCTGTACACCCTCAGACCTTTATTCCCCGGGTCCAGTGAAGTGGACACAATATTCAAGATTTGCCAAGTTTTGGGTACACCAAGGAAG AATGATTGGCCAGAGGGATTCCAGCTGGCCAGTGCCATGTATTTTCGTTGGCCTCAGTGTGTTCCAAGCAATCTGAAGACACTGATTCCTAACGCCAGCCCTGAGGCCATTCATCTGATGACTGACATGCTCCAATGGGACCCCAAGAAGAGACCAACATCTGCACAG TCTCTCAGGTACTCCTACTTCCATGTAGGCCAGGCTTTGGGTACACCTCAGCAGATCCTGGAGCAGGGCAGACCACAGCCACATCCGTTACCCTTACAGACACCACAGCAGCAGCCCTTACATCTAAGGCCTGTGCCCCCCGCCCATGCCCATCCCCACAACCAGCACTGTACCCCCCCCAGACCTTTGCAGCAGATCCAGCAGCCCTCTCCTGTCCCGGCCCCACCGCCACCTGCGGCTGCGTACCAACGTCATGTAGAGCTGGTGCGAGAACACCAACCGAAACACGTTCTCAAGCAGGAGCCCGGCGAAGGAATGCCACAGTCTCATCTTCCCTACATTGTTGACAACAGCAAG acaagacaggaaaGTGAGAACACAAACCTCCTGGGCTATCAAATGAAAGCGAAGGGAGGGCGTCGCCGTTGGGGTCACGGCACAGGACACCTTAAAGAGGACGAGTGGGACGACTACGAAGACACCGAACTGACGCCTTTGAGTGCTctgggaaaaaacaaaatctcCAGAGAGAAGTCAAGGCAGGGAGAGGAGCCGCTCAGAAG ACATAGCGACATTCTGGACTTTAGTCGACCTAATGGAAAAGAAGAAGCACCTTTAAACCTCAACAAGACGTCAGGCTTCCAGGAAGCATCCAGGACGGCGTCCGCCAAACAGCACTACCTGAGGCAGTCACGTTATTTACCAG GCATCAGCATGAAGAAAAATGTGGCCGTAAATGCTAGTAAAGACTTGAGCGGGAGCCATCTGTGGGGCAACAGCAGTATTCCTTTTGGTGGGACTTTGCCAAGCAGAGGTCTTCACG gtACAAATACAATCCCAGGAGGATGTATGCCAACATTTTATAAAAAAGATGCCAGCTCTGTTAATCACAAAGGTCATCAGGGTCCCTCTTTGGAATCCACAGCGTCAA ATTATGCAACATGGCGATCGGGTAAGAGTCAGAGGAACACCTCCATCAACACAGCCAACAAAAGCCCCCCTTGTCTGTTACCACGTGCACCAGTACAGACCATCCACGGGCGAATAGACTGGTCTGCCAAATATGGACAACACCGCTAG
- the gsta.1 gene encoding glutathione S-transferase, alpha tandem duplicate 1, whose protein sequence is MAEVKLHYFNGRGKMESIRWLLTVAQVEFDEFFLTTREQYLKLLNDGDLMFQQVPLVEIDGMKLVQTKAILNYIAEKYSLHGKDIKDRVMINMYSEGLMDLMEMIMMLPFSTDVKGKLHNIETKAKERYLPVFEKQMCDHIYLVGGKLSLADVLLLECTLMLEEKFPGILGDFRNIKSFQGRMTQIPAISRFLQPGSKRKPQPDETYTKTVMEVFKVDVKFP, encoded by the exons ATGGCTGAAGTGAAGCTGCACTACTTCAATGGCAGAGGCAAGATGGAATCAATCCGCTGGCTTCTGACTGTGGCGCAGGTTGAG TTTGATGAGTTCTTCCTGACAACCCGAGAGCAGTACCTCAAGCTGCTGAATG ACGGAGACCTCATGTTCCAGCAGGTCCCCTTGGTGGAAATAGACGGCATGAAGCTCGTTCAGACCAAAGCCATCTTGAATTACATTGCGGAGAAGTACAGTCTTCACGGCAAAGACATCAAAGACCGTGTCAT GATCAACATGTACTCAGAGGGACTGATGGATCTGATGGAGATGATCATGATGCTGCCTTTCAGTACTGACGTGAAAGGCAAGCTGCACAACATCGAGACCAAAGCCAAAGAGCGCTACCTGCCTGTCTTTGAAAAG CAAATGTGTGATCACATTTACCTGGTGGGAGGTAAACTCAGCCTTGCGGATGTGCTGCTGCTCGAGTGCACCCTCATGTTGGAGGAGAAATTTCCTGGAATCCTCGGTGACTTCCGCAACATCAAG TCCTTCCAGGGTCGCATGACACAAATTCCTGCCATCAGCAGATTCCTGCAGCCCGGAAGCAAAAGGAAGCCTCAGCCAGACGAAACATACACAAAAACTGTCATGGAAGTCTTCAAAGTCGATGTGAAATTCCCATGA